TAGTACAATAATTAATTATAGTCGACATGGGAATTTGCGTGTGGATATTACAATGGCAGTAGCACCAGACAACGATATTGAAAAAGTGCGTAGGGTTGCTTTACAAGCAATTGATGCAAATAGGTTTGTTTTAAAGGAGCCAGCTCCATCAGTAAATGTAATTAAAGTTGGTGATGGAATGATTACACTGGCAATTCGTCCTTATGCAACACCTGTTGACTACTGGGATGCATTTTTTACAGTGCAGGAAGATGTGAAAAATGCCTGGGATAAAAATAATGTTTCAGGGCCAGTCCCTACCAGGGTTATTATAAATAAATAAATAAATAACCGCTTAACGAAGTCAACAAAATTTATTTCCTTCTATTCTAAATGAAATGAAGAACAAAAGCAGATTCTGATGATTTAACCCCTTCCAAAGTTAGGGGGCCTGTACACCATAAATTGGTGGTTATTTTATTCCAATACGATTTGCCTAATTGATTGTGATGTGCGATTGCGGTGTATCATTATCAGGATAACTAATATCGTTCCCCAAACTAATGAAAGCATCCAAGTTGAAGCATTTTTATCGCCAGTACTATTCAGATGCAGACCTTCATTACTTAATTCATATGCAATGTTTGCTCCCCAATGAATTCCTAATGCGAGCCAAAGTGATTTCTTTATTACCACACAGAAACCTAAAACTAATCCCAATAGAAACAAATAAGACAATACTGATATATCTTCATTAAGCCTCCAAATATGGTTTAATACATAGAGTGCAGAAGATAATAATATCCAAACAATTGGCTTTAAAGATTTCAAATGCCCATATAAATATCCTCTTGTTAGAATGTCTTCAGCAATGGAAGGGAAAAAAGTCATAAATAAAGTTAGTGGAAGACTTTTTAGAAAAAATCCAAATGTTTGCAGACTTTCTAAATTTTCATAATTTAATCCAATAGACAGTAGGATTGATAATGTGAATGAGGCAAGTCCTA
Above is a window of Solitalea lacus DNA encoding:
- a CDS encoding type II CAAX prenyl endopeptidase Rce1 family protein — encoded protein: MKNWISIIAGFIFLFFIYHFPEFFQSFWVTAVFKIGFLVAAIFLCRLQGWKLLEGYGLSLTGKWYRILLVGLLVGLASFTLSILLSIGLNYENLESLQTFGFFLKSLPLTLFMTFFPSIAEDILTRGYLYGHLKSLKPIVWILLSSALYVLNHIWRLNEDISVLSYLFLLGLVLGFCVVIKKSLWLALGIHWGANIAYELSNEGLHLNSTGDKNASTWMLSLVWGTILVILIMIHRNRTSQSIRQIVLE